A genome region from Pseudomonas sp. S06B 330 includes the following:
- a CDS encoding DUF1428 domain-containing protein, with the protein MSYVDGFVLAVPTANRETFKQHAEEAAVVFKECGALRVIECWGDDVPEGKVTSFPLAVKCKPDETVVFSWILWPSREVRDAGMKKMMEDPRLQPDKNPMPFDGQRLIFGGFTILVDV; encoded by the coding sequence ATGTCTTATGTCGATGGTTTTGTCCTGGCCGTACCTACCGCCAACCGCGAGACGTTCAAGCAGCATGCCGAGGAAGCTGCTGTGGTGTTCAAGGAGTGCGGCGCCCTACGCGTGATCGAGTGCTGGGGCGACGATGTGCCTGAGGGCAAGGTGACGTCGTTTCCGCTGGCGGTGAAATGCAAGCCGGATGAGACAGTGGTGTTTTCCTGGATTCTCTGGCCCTCGCGCGAGGTGCGGGATGCCGGAATGAAAAAGATGATGGAAGACCCGCGCTTGCAACCGGATAAGAATCCGATGCCGTTTGATGGGCAGCGGCTGATCTTTGGCGGATTCACTATTTTAGTTGATGTGTAG
- a CDS encoding methyl-accepting chemotaxis protein produces MFADLKIRTGMFWVLSLFTLTLLFSTVSAWQAAVGSDQQITELDRTAHQSDRLNNALLMAIRASANVSSGFVEQSGGHGDSANKRMALSEQLIANSRTLIDELVSNAQDPAFKALAVDLQGTFETYAKAVAGQREATRQNDLQRYFVVNTEAGNAMARLQSLRQQLVAALSERSQQIMLESDHRLSAAQVLSVALVMVSLLLAVLCWGFIARRVLRPLLDASQHFQRFAKDDLSVTVHVTRRDEIGQLFADLARMQQSQRATLAQFTDYATQVARAAQTLDNITEQSTHSLRQQDQELEQAATAVTEMTTAVEEVARNAVSTSQAANASNQLAEQSRQQVTENLDGTRAMASEVHTSSERLQQLAGQIRDIGQVLDVIRSVSEQTNLLALNAAIEAARAGEAGRGFAVVADEVRTLAYRTQQSTQEIEQMMTGVKQGTEAAVAAMQSSTQRAQSTLGITQASGQVLEGIYSAIGEINERNLVIASAAEEQAQVAREVDRNLLNIRALSTRSADGAQQTREASQALSRLAQELTGLVARFRV; encoded by the coding sequence ATGTTCGCCGACCTGAAAATCCGCACCGGGATGTTCTGGGTGCTGTCGCTGTTCACCCTGACCTTGCTGTTCTCCACCGTCAGTGCCTGGCAGGCGGCGGTGGGCAGTGACCAGCAGATCACCGAACTGGATCGCACCGCGCACCAGTCGGACCGGCTGAACAACGCCCTGCTGATGGCGATCCGCGCCAGCGCCAACGTCTCCTCCGGTTTTGTCGAACAGAGCGGTGGCCACGGCGACAGTGCCAACAAGCGCATGGCGCTGTCCGAGCAACTGATTGCTAACAGCCGCACGCTGATCGACGAGCTGGTCAGCAACGCCCAGGACCCGGCGTTCAAGGCCTTGGCCGTCGACCTGCAAGGGACCTTCGAGACCTACGCCAAGGCGGTTGCCGGGCAACGCGAAGCGACTCGGCAAAACGATCTGCAACGCTACTTTGTCGTCAATACTGAGGCGGGCAATGCCATGGCCCGCCTGCAGTCATTGCGCCAGCAACTGGTGGCCGCCCTGAGCGAACGCAGCCAACAGATCATGCTTGAGTCCGACCACCGCCTGAGTGCTGCACAGGTGCTGAGCGTGGCGCTGGTGATGGTGAGTCTGCTGCTGGCGGTGCTGTGCTGGGGGTTTATCGCCCGCCGTGTGCTGCGCCCATTGCTCGATGCCAGCCAGCACTTTCAGCGCTTTGCCAAAGATGATTTGAGCGTAACCGTACACGTCACCCGTCGCGACGAGATCGGCCAGTTGTTCGCCGATCTGGCGCGCATGCAACAGAGCCAGCGCGCCACCTTGGCCCAATTCACCGACTACGCCACACAAGTGGCCCGCGCCGCCCAGACCCTGGACAACATCACCGAGCAAAGCACCCACAGCCTGCGCCAGCAAGACCAAGAGCTAGAGCAAGCGGCCACCGCCGTCACCGAAATGACCACCGCAGTGGAAGAAGTGGCGCGCAATGCAGTGTCCACTTCACAAGCCGCGAATGCCTCGAACCAACTGGCCGAGCAAAGTCGCCAACAGGTCACGGAAAACCTCGATGGCACCCGCGCCATGGCCAGCGAAGTGCACACCAGCAGCGAGCGTCTACAGCAACTGGCCGGGCAGATTCGCGACATTGGCCAAGTGCTGGATGTGATCCGTTCGGTGTCTGAGCAAACTAACTTGCTGGCCCTCAACGCCGCCATTGAAGCGGCACGTGCCGGGGAAGCCGGGCGTGGTTTTGCCGTGGTTGCCGATGAAGTACGCACCCTCGCCTACCGTACCCAGCAGTCGACCCAGGAAATCGAACAGATGATGACGGGGGTGAAACAGGGTACGGAAGCGGCGGTGGCCGCCATGCAGTCCAGCACTCAGCGTGCGCAGTCGACCCTGGGTATCACCCAGGCTTCAGGTCAGGTGCTCGAAGGGATCTACAGTGCCATTGGCGAAATCAACGAACGAAACCTGGTGATTGCCAGCGCCGCGGAAGAACAGGCGCAAGTGGCCCGGGAGGTGGACCGTAACCTGCTGAACATCCGAGCGCTGTCGACCCGCTCGGCCGATGGAGCACAACAGACACGGGAGGCCAGCCAGGCATTGTCGCGGCTGGCCCAGGAACTGACCGGGCTAGTGGCGCGGTTCAGGGTTTGA
- a CDS encoding 2Fe-2S iron-sulfur cluster-binding protein codes for MIIYLQHQALEIPAGISVAAALAYAGNSASRHSCSGQLRAPFCGMGICQECRMTIDGQRQLACQTLCREGMQVECWS; via the coding sequence ATGATCATTTACCTGCAACACCAAGCCCTTGAAATACCGGCGGGCATCAGCGTGGCGGCAGCCCTGGCGTATGCGGGCAACAGCGCCAGTCGCCATTCGTGCAGCGGCCAGTTGAGGGCACCTTTTTGCGGCATGGGCATCTGTCAGGAGTGCCGGATGACCATCGATGGCCAACGTCAATTGGCCTGCCAGACCCTGTGCCGTGAAGGCATGCAGGTGGAGTGTTGGTCATGA
- a CDS encoding carboxymuconolactone decarboxylase family protein, with the protein MSRVTLHTLQSAPEAARPFLENAQKNSGFIPNLLGVLANAPAALETYVTVSALNGKAELSLAEREVVQLIAATNHGCDFCVAGHTAVALNKAKLPQEVVDALRACGELPQEKLEALAAFTREVIATRGNVSDAGYHTFREAGYSEGHALEVILGVSLATLCNFANVFAQTPLNNELSKYRWQPSA; encoded by the coding sequence ATGTCGCGCGTTACGTTACACACGCTGCAAAGCGCCCCTGAGGCCGCCCGTCCCTTCCTTGAAAACGCTCAGAAGAACTCGGGCTTTATTCCCAACCTGCTCGGTGTACTGGCCAACGCCCCGGCGGCACTGGAAACCTATGTCACCGTTTCGGCCCTCAACGGCAAGGCCGAGCTGAGCTTGGCCGAGCGCGAAGTGGTGCAACTGATCGCCGCCACCAACCATGGCTGCGACTTCTGTGTGGCTGGCCACACCGCCGTGGCCCTGAACAAGGCCAAGCTGCCGCAAGAGGTGGTTGACGCCCTGCGCGCCTGCGGCGAACTACCGCAGGAAAAACTCGAAGCGCTGGCAGCCTTCACCCGTGAAGTGATCGCCACCCGTGGCAATGTTAGTGACGCCGGGTACCACACCTTTCGTGAAGCAGGCTACAGCGAAGGCCACGCCCTGGAAGTGATTCTCGGTGTGAGTCTCGCCACCCTGTGCAACTTTGCTAATGTGTTCGCCCAAACGCCGCTCAATAACGAGCTGAGCAAGTACCGCTGGCAGCCTTCGGCATAA
- a CDS encoding AraC family transcriptional regulator: MSLAALNTFCDGIGAQRPESIDALLVGIAPILPLLDDIPNTVFFIKDLKARYLSANLTLALRCGFKTVQPLLGKTSAEVFPAQLGPRYTEQDQRVLEQGLTLQDQLELHLYGSREPGWCLTHKRPLRGRQGQVIGMAGISVDLQAARDTHPAYQRLAAVDGYIRERYNHPVALEDLTRIAGMSVAQLERYCKRIFHLTPRQMIHKVRLEHAHRLLQTDTPITEIALQCGYTDHSAFSRQFKTLTGVSPRQYRQATQG, from the coding sequence ATGAGCCTTGCTGCACTGAACACCTTCTGCGACGGCATCGGTGCCCAGCGCCCGGAGAGCATCGATGCACTGCTGGTGGGCATCGCGCCGATCCTGCCGCTGCTCGATGACATCCCCAATACGGTGTTTTTCATCAAGGACCTCAAGGCGCGTTACCTCAGCGCCAACCTGACCCTGGCCCTGCGCTGCGGCTTCAAGACCGTGCAACCGCTGCTGGGCAAAACCAGCGCCGAGGTGTTCCCGGCCCAGCTCGGCCCGCGCTATACCGAGCAGGACCAGCGTGTGCTGGAACAGGGCCTGACCCTGCAGGACCAGCTCGAACTGCACCTGTATGGCAGTCGTGAGCCAGGCTGGTGCCTGACGCACAAACGGCCATTGCGCGGGCGTCAGGGCCAGGTGATCGGCATGGCCGGGATCTCCGTGGACCTGCAAGCGGCCCGCGATACTCACCCGGCATATCAGCGCCTGGCGGCAGTCGATGGGTATATCCGTGAGCGCTATAACCACCCGGTAGCGCTTGAAGACCTGACCCGTATCGCCGGCATGTCGGTGGCGCAACTGGAGCGGTACTGCAAGCGTATCTTCCATCTCACACCGCGACAGATGATTCACAAAGTACGGTTGGAGCATGCTCATCGGTTGTTGCAGACCGACACACCGATCACCGAAATAGCCCTGCAGTGTGGCTACACCGACCACAGTGCCTTCAGTCGCCAGTTCAAGACCCTCACCGGCGTCTCGCCGCGCCAATACCGTCAGGCCACTCAGGGCTGA
- a CDS encoding NAD(P)/FAD-dependent oxidoreductase encodes MKCELVIVGAGPAGLAAAQAAASRGCDIVIIDDNPRAGGQIWRNGPQHAPGTAARARLCVLQLPSVRYLPGTRIIASPAPGCLLLENAEQGLLLHYQQLILCCGARELLLPFPGWTLPGVTGAGALQALVKNGMPMKDERTVIAGSGPLLLASAATAQKAGAKLLRVLEQAPMARLLGFSAQLWRWPSKAVQAISLATASYRTGALVLEALGDQRLQAVRIQQGQRVEEIECDHLACGYGLIPNTQLASHLGCQLNGNAVAVDLLQRTSRPAHLAAGECTGVGGSELALIEGEIAGWMAVGEERKARELLTRKAQWQRFADQLRECFTLTPKVGNLARADTLLCRCEDIALRDIQGQPGWTAAKLQSRCGMGACQGRVCGTAAQVLFGWTPTPPRAPLVPARIGTLLLEGTAQER; translated from the coding sequence ATGAAGTGTGAACTGGTGATTGTCGGTGCAGGCCCGGCGGGCCTGGCTGCGGCGCAGGCCGCTGCGAGCCGTGGCTGCGATATCGTGATCATTGATGACAACCCACGTGCCGGTGGGCAGATCTGGCGCAATGGTCCGCAGCATGCACCTGGGACCGCTGCGCGGGCGCGTTTGTGTGTGCTGCAGCTGCCTTCGGTGCGCTACTTGCCTGGTACCCGCATTATTGCTTCGCCAGCACCTGGCTGCCTGCTGTTGGAGAATGCCGAACAGGGCTTGTTGCTACATTACCAGCAACTGATCCTGTGCTGTGGCGCCCGTGAATTGCTGCTGCCGTTTCCCGGTTGGACCTTGCCCGGGGTGACGGGGGCAGGGGCCTTGCAGGCGCTGGTCAAGAACGGCATGCCGATGAAGGACGAACGAACGGTAATCGCCGGCAGTGGCCCGCTCTTGCTGGCCAGCGCCGCCACCGCACAAAAGGCTGGGGCCAAACTGCTGCGGGTGCTGGAGCAGGCGCCAATGGCCAGGCTGCTGGGTTTCTCCGCGCAGTTGTGGCGCTGGCCGAGTAAGGCCGTGCAGGCAATCAGCCTCGCTACCGCCTCGTACCGCACAGGCGCGCTGGTGCTGGAGGCGTTAGGTGATCAGCGTTTACAGGCCGTGCGGATTCAACAGGGCCAGCGCGTAGAGGAAATCGAATGTGATCACCTGGCCTGTGGCTACGGGCTGATCCCCAACACCCAGTTGGCCAGTCACCTCGGTTGCCAGCTCAACGGCAATGCGGTCGCCGTCGATTTACTGCAACGCACCAGCCGCCCAGCTCATCTGGCGGCCGGGGAGTGTACCGGTGTGGGTGGCAGCGAACTGGCCCTGATCGAAGGTGAGATTGCCGGTTGGATGGCCGTCGGAGAAGAGCGTAAGGCCCGGGAGCTGCTCACCCGTAAGGCCCAATGGCAGCGCTTTGCCGATCAACTGCGTGAATGTTTCACGTTGACGCCGAAGGTCGGCAACTTGGCCCGCGCCGACACGCTGCTATGCCGTTGCGAAGACATTGCACTGCGCGATATCCAGGGCCAACCCGGTTGGACAGCGGCCAAACTGCAAAGCCGTTGCGGTATGGGCGCCTGTCAGGGGCGAGTATGCGGTACGGCAGCCCAGGTCTTGTTCGGCTGGACACCCACCCCGCCACGGGCGCCCCTGGTGCCGGCACGAATCGGTACACTGCTGCTTGAAGGGACTGCCCAGGAGCGTTGA
- a CDS encoding dihydrodipicolinate synthase family protein, whose translation MSRKSIAWSGVFPAVTTQFNADFSLNLEATHQVISNLVDDGVSGLVVCGTVGENTSLSTHEKLAVIEVAKDASRGRVPVIAGVAEFTTEFARNTVREAARVGVDGVMVMPALVYSAKPHETAAHFRAVATGTDLPVMVYNNPPIYKNDVTPDVLIALQDCENIVCFKDSSGDTRRFIDLRNAVGDRFVLFAGLDDVVVESIAVGAEGWVSGMSNAFPKEGETLFRLAMQKRYDEALALYRWFMPLLHLDARPDLVQCIKLCEEMVGRGSAITRPPRLALQGETLAEVQATVRKALAERPQLPEVGLK comes from the coding sequence GTGAGCCGTAAATCCATTGCCTGGAGCGGGGTCTTCCCTGCCGTTACCACTCAGTTCAACGCCGACTTCTCCCTCAACCTGGAGGCCACCCACCAGGTCATCAGCAACCTGGTCGACGATGGTGTCTCGGGCCTGGTGGTGTGCGGCACGGTGGGTGAAAACACCTCGCTGAGCACCCACGAAAAGCTCGCCGTGATCGAAGTGGCCAAAGACGCTTCCCGTGGCCGTGTGCCGGTGATTGCTGGAGTCGCCGAGTTCACCACCGAGTTTGCCCGCAACACCGTGCGCGAAGCCGCCCGCGTTGGCGTCGATGGGGTGATGGTGATGCCTGCGCTGGTGTATTCGGCCAAGCCTCACGAAACCGCGGCGCACTTTCGTGCCGTGGCCACGGGCACCGACTTGCCGGTGATGGTCTACAACAACCCACCGATCTATAAAAACGACGTGACCCCCGACGTGCTAATCGCCCTGCAGGATTGCGAAAACATCGTCTGCTTCAAAGACTCGTCGGGGGACACCCGCCGCTTCATCGACCTGCGCAACGCTGTTGGTGATCGTTTTGTACTGTTCGCCGGCCTGGATGACGTGGTGGTCGAATCCATCGCCGTCGGCGCTGAAGGCTGGGTCTCGGGTATGTCCAATGCCTTCCCGAAAGAAGGCGAAACCCTGTTCCGCCTGGCCATGCAAAAGCGCTATGACGAAGCCCTGGCCCTGTACCGCTGGTTCATGCCGTTGCTGCATTTGGACGCGCGCCCGGACCTGGTGCAGTGCATCAAGCTGTGTGAAGAGATGGTCGGTCGTGGTTCGGCGATCACTCGACCTCCGCGTCTGGCCTTGCAGGGTGAAACCCTGGCCGAGGTCCAAGCCACCGTACGCAAGGCCCTGGCTGAGCGGCCGCAGCTGCCGGAGGTGGGCCTCAAATAA
- a CDS encoding NAD(P)/FAD-dependent oxidoreductase, producing the protein MSVDAIVIGAGIVGAACAHELAGRGLRVLVLDNASGGATAAGMGHLVAMDDNPAELALSHYSIGLWNALCERLPGQCAYRNCGTLWLANDAQELDLARAKQQTLAAQGVVSELIDSATLASLEPMLRRGLGGALKVPGDGILYAPATANWLLQDSPRIERRQATVQAVEGDCVVLDDAQRLRAPRVIVANGLGAKALVPELALRPKKGHLLITDRYPPQVSHQLVELGYAASAHNSDGTSVAFNVQPRPTGQLLIGSSRQFDTLDPALEHPILARMLQRAVDYLPALATFNAIRGWTGFRAASADGLPILGQHPQRPGLWLAVGHEGLGVTTAPGSARLLAAQMFGERPDIDPTPYLPERLLIGAAA; encoded by the coding sequence GTGAGCGTCGATGCCATTGTCATCGGTGCCGGCATCGTCGGCGCCGCGTGTGCCCACGAGCTGGCCGGGCGTGGGCTGCGGGTACTGGTGCTGGACAATGCCAGCGGCGGCGCAACGGCGGCGGGCATGGGCCATTTGGTGGCGATGGATGACAATCCGGCGGAGCTGGCCCTGAGTCATTATTCGATTGGATTGTGGAATGCCCTGTGCGAGCGTTTGCCCGGTCAATGCGCCTATCGCAATTGCGGCACCCTGTGGTTGGCCAATGATGCCCAGGAGCTGGACCTGGCACGGGCCAAGCAACAGACCCTGGCCGCGCAGGGGGTGGTCAGTGAGCTGATTGACAGCGCTACCCTGGCCAGCCTTGAGCCGATGCTGCGCCGCGGCCTCGGTGGCGCCTTGAAAGTGCCCGGCGACGGCATTCTCTATGCCCCGGCCACCGCCAACTGGTTGCTGCAAGACAGCCCGCGTATCGAACGTCGACAGGCCACCGTGCAGGCCGTGGAGGGTGATTGTGTCGTCCTCGACGACGCTCAGCGCCTGAGGGCACCCAGGGTGATTGTCGCCAACGGCCTGGGGGCGAAAGCGCTGGTGCCGGAGCTGGCCTTGCGGCCGAAAAAAGGTCACTTGCTGATCACTGATCGCTATCCACCGCAGGTCAGTCATCAGTTGGTCGAGCTGGGCTATGCGGCCAGCGCTCACAACAGCGACGGCACCTCGGTGGCGTTCAACGTTCAGCCGCGTCCGACCGGGCAATTGCTGATCGGTTCCTCGCGGCAGTTTGACACCCTTGACCCGGCGTTGGAGCATCCGATCCTCGCGCGCATGTTGCAGCGGGCCGTCGACTACTTGCCAGCCTTGGCTACCTTCAATGCCATTCGTGGCTGGACCGGCTTTCGCGCCGCCAGCGCCGACGGTCTGCCGATTCTCGGCCAGCATCCGCAGCGGCCGGGGCTGTGGTTGGCGGTCGGCCATGAAGGCTTGGGGGTCACCACCGCGCCGGGCAGTGCACGGCTGTTGGCTGCGCAGATGTTTGGCGAACGTCCCGACATCGACCCCACCCCGTACCTGCCCGAACGCCTGCTGATAGGAGCTGCAGCATGA
- a CDS encoding 4-hydroxyproline epimerase — MKQICIVDSHTGGEPTRLVVAGFPDLGTGSMAERLALLRREHDHWRRACMLEPRGNEVLVGALLCAPQSDGACAGVIFFNNSGYLGMCGHGTIGLVRSLHHMGRIEPGLHTIETPVGIVEATLHADLSVSVRNVPAYRYRQAVAVEVPGHGTVVGDIAWGGNWFFLISEHDQRIAGDNVEALTAYTWAVRQGLEAAAITGAEGGLIDHIELFADDDQADSRNFVLCPGKAYDRSPCGTGTSAKLACLAADGKLSPGQIWRQASVIGSQFSASYEWVNGQVVPTLRGDAYISAEATLLIDERDPFAWGIGS; from the coding sequence ATGAAGCAGATCTGCATCGTCGATTCACATACAGGCGGCGAACCGACCCGGTTGGTGGTCGCCGGTTTCCCCGATCTTGGCACCGGCTCGATGGCCGAGCGTCTGGCGCTGCTGCGCCGCGAACACGATCACTGGCGCCGGGCCTGCATGCTCGAACCGCGTGGCAATGAGGTGCTGGTCGGCGCCTTGCTCTGTGCGCCGCAAAGCGATGGGGCCTGTGCCGGGGTGATCTTTTTCAACAATAGCGGCTACCTCGGCATGTGCGGCCACGGCACCATCGGCCTGGTGCGTTCGCTGCACCACATGGGCCGGATCGAACCGGGCCTGCACACGATCGAAACGCCGGTGGGTATCGTCGAGGCCACCCTGCATGCAGACCTGTCGGTCAGTGTGCGCAATGTGCCTGCCTACCGTTACCGCCAGGCCGTGGCCGTCGAGGTGCCGGGGCACGGCACGGTAGTGGGTGATATCGCCTGGGGTGGTAATTGGTTTTTCCTGATCAGCGAGCACGATCAGCGTATCGCCGGGGACAATGTCGAGGCGTTGACGGCTTACACCTGGGCGGTGCGACAGGGGCTGGAAGCGGCAGCAATCACCGGCGCTGAAGGTGGTCTGATCGACCATATCGAGCTGTTCGCCGATGACGATCAGGCCGACAGCCGCAACTTCGTGCTGTGCCCCGGCAAGGCCTACGACCGCTCGCCGTGCGGCACGGGGACCAGTGCCAAACTGGCGTGTCTGGCGGCAGACGGCAAACTCTCGCCGGGGCAGATCTGGCGTCAGGCCAGTGTCATCGGCAGCCAGTTCAGTGCCAGCTACGAATGGGTCAACGGTCAGGTGGTGCCCACCCTGCGTGGTGATGCCTACATCAGCGCCGAAGCCACGCTGCTGATTGATGAGCGCGACCCCTTCGCCTGGGGCATTGGCTCGTGA
- a CDS encoding AraC family transcriptional regulator encodes MISSSPLVDWLLESLELDASLFHIGRYCGGWHASTQGLARASFHLVVQGHCWLHIADAPQAVALEAGDAVFLLRDLEYRLSGTADPELARQQPRMSMLPLDSDASDGVGLVCGFFHFQPGLSSLIIEGLPAWIILRAGDPALSAATALFELILAECQRQPAPSSTLLERLSHLLFLYVLRQQVQTDLTMGGLVALARHPQFAALVEQLIEHPEHPWPLESMAACTGLSRSAFFKRFSELAGQSPGQVLLALRMRHACQLLKAHNTVEQVGAAVGYQSIAAFTRAFSKAMGVQPGAYRRQHEGR; translated from the coding sequence ATGATTTCCTCCAGCCCCCTTGTCGATTGGTTATTAGAAAGCCTTGAGCTAGACGCCAGCCTGTTCCATATCGGGCGTTACTGCGGTGGCTGGCACGCCAGCACCCAGGGTCTGGCACGGGCCAGTTTTCATCTGGTGGTGCAGGGCCATTGCTGGCTGCACATCGCCGACGCGCCCCAGGCCGTTGCCCTGGAAGCCGGTGATGCGGTGTTCTTGCTGCGCGACCTTGAGTACCGGTTGTCTGGCACCGCTGACCCCGAGCTGGCACGCCAGCAACCGCGCATGAGCATGTTGCCGCTGGACAGCGACGCCAGCGACGGCGTGGGCCTGGTGTGCGGGTTCTTTCATTTCCAGCCGGGGCTGTCGTCGTTGATCATCGAAGGCTTGCCCGCCTGGATCATCCTGCGCGCCGGCGATCCGGCCCTGAGCGCCGCCACCGCGTTGTTCGAACTGATCCTCGCCGAGTGCCAACGCCAACCGGCGCCCTCCTCGACGTTGCTCGAGCGCCTGAGCCATTTGCTGTTTCTCTACGTGCTGCGCCAGCAAGTCCAAACCGACCTCACCATGGGCGGCCTGGTGGCACTGGCTCGCCACCCGCAATTTGCGGCCCTGGTTGAACAACTGATTGAACACCCCGAACACCCCTGGCCGCTGGAAAGCATGGCGGCCTGCACAGGGCTGTCGCGCTCAGCCTTCTTCAAGCGCTTCAGCGAACTGGCCGGCCAATCACCGGGGCAAGTGCTGCTGGCCCTGCGCATGCGCCACGCCTGCCAGTTGCTCAAAGCCCACAACACGGTCGAACAGGTTGGTGCCGCCGTCGGTTATCAATCCATTGCCGCCTTCACCCGTGCCTTCAGTAAGGCCATGGGGGTACAGCCCGGGGCCTACCGACGCCAGCATGAGGGCCGTTGA
- a CDS encoding acyl-CoA dehydrogenase family protein, translating to MLEPALVTWLDAQAEALDLGHCDPQTVLAQLAAAQVLRVGIDQTHGGSGGTVADAVETIANVASHSLAAAFVFWGQRAFIEYLLHSPNAALRERLLPALLSGALAGATGLSNAMKYLSGIEALQVKGLADDQGWTLNGRLHWVTNLRKGGFVVAAAIEEEGGSPFVLAIPDHAVGLTRSDDLQLMGLQSSNTAALNFEQVAISRDWLLHENAKQFLPAVRPAFLGLQCAMAIGLARRSLAEVHLHLQGARSFLGEALSVLHERLENTVSELKRGLLDGRFLSQPAALFKLRITLAETAADAVQLELQASGGKAYLSAYGAGFARRWRESAFVPIVTPSLVQLRAELQRQASAA from the coding sequence ATGCTCGAACCCGCATTGGTCACGTGGCTGGATGCTCAGGCCGAAGCCCTTGATTTGGGCCACTGCGACCCGCAAACCGTGTTGGCACAGTTGGCCGCAGCGCAGGTGCTGCGCGTCGGCATCGATCAGACCCACGGCGGTAGCGGTGGCACGGTGGCTGACGCGGTAGAAACCATCGCCAACGTTGCTAGCCACTCGTTGGCTGCCGCGTTTGTATTTTGGGGCCAGCGCGCGTTTATCGAATACTTGCTGCACAGCCCAAACGCCGCCCTGCGCGAGCGCCTGCTGCCGGCGCTGCTGAGCGGCGCCCTGGCCGGTGCCACCGGGTTGTCCAACGCGATGAAGTACCTGTCCGGGATTGAAGCGCTTCAGGTCAAGGGCCTGGCTGATGATCAGGGCTGGACCCTCAACGGTCGTCTGCACTGGGTCACCAACCTGCGCAAGGGTGGTTTCGTGGTCGCGGCGGCAATTGAAGAAGAGGGTGGTTCACCGTTCGTACTGGCGATTCCTGATCATGCTGTTGGGCTCACCCGTTCGGATGATCTGCAACTGATGGGCCTGCAATCGAGCAACACCGCGGCGTTGAATTTTGAGCAGGTCGCCATCAGTCGTGACTGGCTGCTGCACGAGAACGCCAAGCAGTTCCTGCCGGCTGTTCGTCCTGCATTCCTTGGCCTGCAATGTGCCATGGCCATCGGCCTGGCGCGGCGTTCGCTGGCTGAGGTGCACCTCCACCTGCAAGGCGCACGCTCGTTTCTCGGCGAAGCGCTGAGCGTGCTGCACGAACGCCTGGAAAACACCGTCAGTGAGTTGAAAAGGGGCTTGCTTGACGGGCGCTTCCTGAGCCAACCGGCAGCCTTGTTCAAGTTGCGTATCACCCTGGCCGAGACGGCGGCCGATGCTGTACAGCTAGAGTTGCAGGCCAGCGGCGGCAAGGCGTACCTGAGCGCCTATGGCGCAGGCTTTGCCCGGCGCTGGCGTGAATCGGCTTTCGTCCCGATCGTTACCCCAAGCCTGGTGCAATTGCGCGCCGAGCTGCAGCGCCAGGCGTCAGCAGCATGA